A window of Nitrospirota bacterium genomic DNA:
TTGCAGAGATTCTGTAAGAAAGGAGGATGAGTCATATGGCATGTGGTATGCCCCATAAAAAAGAAAAAGCGACGAAGACGACAAAGAAGACGACAAAGAAGAAATAGGGAAAGGATGATTGTTAATGCTGGATGCTGGGTGCATTGCAATGCACCCAGCATCAGATCACCTTTTTAACCTTTCCTGATCTGAGGCATCTTGTGCATATATATATTCTTCTTACACTACCATTCTTAGAAACTCTTACTCTCTGGAGATTGGGATGGAAAAGCCTCTTCGTTTTGTTGTTTGCGTGGCTGACATTATTACCTACCATACGTCTCTTTCCGCATATCTCACATACCCTCGCCATTAGAATACCCCCTGATTAATTTTATTTGTTTGCTTTTAAAACATCCGTTATGTTATCATAATTTACAAAAATTGACAATTGGTTTTTAAAGATGGCAAATATAAGGGTTCATGAACTTTCAAAGAAACTTGGTGTTCCTAATAAAAAGATAATTGAGGAATTAGAGAAACTCGATATAAGAGGAAAAACGCATTCAAGCAATATCGATGAGGCAATCTCTAAAAAGATAGAGCAGTTATTAAAGATACCTCGCAAATCCACGCCCCCCGCTAAACCTGTCGCTAAAGAGCAGATTAAAAAGGTTGTAAAAACGGTAAAGGCAGAAAAAGAAAAAGTAAAGGTAAAAGAGAAAAAGCCTACAGTCAAGATACGAAAACCTCGCCCGACTCCTTCACCTCCTGTTGAAGAAGTGGCACCCCCACCCGTAGCTGAGATACCTCCTGTTTCGGTAGAATCTCCTCCTTTACCTGCAGATAAGGCAAAAGAAGAATTAGTAGAAGAAATTAAAATTGTTGAAGAAGAAGAGGTAAAGATACCTGATAGATTTAAAGATAAACTCTTTGAACCGAAAGGTAAGGAGATACCTCCTCGTCAGCATCGTCCCTTTAAAGAGATTAAAAGAAAATGGCTTGAGATAAAAGCCATTCCAAAGAAATTCGAAAAACCAAAGCATATATTCAAGAAATCTGAACTAAAAAAGGCAGATGTAAAAGTAATTCCACTCCCAACTCTTCCAAGGAAGAAGGTCGTCAAGCTAACAGAAGGTATGACTGCTAAAGATTTTGCGGAAGCCATCGGGCAAAAGGTAGGCGAAGTTATAAAGAAGTTTATGGAACTTGGATTCCTTGCTACCATCAATCAACCTATCGACATGGATGCCTCTATACTTGTTGCAGATAGTTTTGGCATAAAGGCAGAAGTTGCACCTATTGAATCCGATGAGTCTATATTAGAAGAGGTAGCGGATGAACCAGTAGCCCTTCAGCCAAGAGCACCTGTGGTAACCATTATGGGTCATGTAGATCATGGCAAGACCTCACTCCTCGATGCGATCCGCGAGACCAAACTTGCTGAAACAGAGGCAGGTGGCATAACACAGCACATCGGTGCTTACAAAGTAACACTTAAGGGAAAGGATATTGTATTTCTGGATACCCCAGGACATGAGGCATTTACATCTATGAGGGCAAGGGGTGCAAAGGTTACCGATGTTGTTGTGCTTGTGGTGGCTGCTGATGACGGTGTTATGCCCCAGACAAAAGAGGCTATAAATCATGCAATGGCTGCCAATGTTCCAATAGTGGTTGCTATAAATAAAATAGATAAAGGGGAGGCTAATCCTCTGAGGGTAAAACAGGAACTTAGCGAACTCGGTCTGATACCGGAAAAGTGGGGAGGACAGACTATAGTTGTCGAAGTTTCTGCAAAAAAAAGGATAGGTATAGAAA
This region includes:
- the rpmB gene encoding 50S ribosomal protein L28, which gives rise to MARVCEICGKRRMVGNNVSHANNKTKRLFHPNLQRVRVSKNGSVRRIYICTRCLRSGKVKKVI
- the infB gene encoding translation initiation factor IF-2, whose product is MANIRVHELSKKLGVPNKKIIEELEKLDIRGKTHSSNIDEAISKKIEQLLKIPRKSTPPAKPVAKEQIKKVVKTVKAEKEKVKVKEKKPTVKIRKPRPTPSPPVEEVAPPPVAEIPPVSVESPPLPADKAKEELVEEIKIVEEEEVKIPDRFKDKLFEPKGKEIPPRQHRPFKEIKRKWLEIKAIPKKFEKPKHIFKKSELKKADVKVIPLPTLPRKKVVKLTEGMTAKDFAEAIGQKVGEVIKKFMELGFLATINQPIDMDASILVADSFGIKAEVAPIESDESILEEVADEPVALQPRAPVVTIMGHVDHGKTSLLDAIRETKLAETEAGGITQHIGAYKVTLKGKDIVFLDTPGHEAFTSMRARGAKVTDVVVLVVAADDGVMPQTKEAINHAMAANVPIVVAINKIDKGEANPLRVKQELSELGLIPEKWGGQTIVVEVSAKKRIGIENLLEMILLQAEMLELKANPDKRGRGTVIEAKLDRGRGPVATVLVQAGTLKVGEAFITGSISGKVRALMNDKGMKIDEAVPSTPVEVLGLPDVPQAGDSFIVVEDERKARNIALLREQRQKSEAISKVRKLTLDDLYAKIKEGAVKELPLIVKADVQGSVEAVRDALERLGTDAVKVKMIHGSVGGITETDVMLASASNAIIIGFNIRPEPKASSLAEKEGVDIRLYNVIYDAISDVRAAMEGLLEPTFKEKVVGRAEVRQTFNISKVGTVAGCYAVDGLISRSNTSVRVIRDSVVIYEGKIASLRRFKEDVKEVQSGYECGILVENFNDIKIGDILEVFTTEKVAAKL